Genomic window (Chryseobacterium sp. H1D6B):
AGAAAGAGTAGTTACCTGTGTAAAGATTAAGTTTAGAGTAATCTAAATCTCCAATATGCGTACAAACCGTATCCAAGAAGTGACGGTCGTGAGACACAACAATTACGGTGTTTTCATAATCTGCAAGGAAGTTTTCTAACCAAGCGATAGTTTCAATATCTAAATCGTTGGTAGGCTCATCCAGAATCAGTACATCAGGATTTCCAAAAAGAGCTTGAGCCAACAAAACTTTTACTTTGTCTTTGTTCTCAAGTTCACCCATGGTCTGCCAATGCATATCATCTTTGACACCTACGTTAGATAGCATGGTCTGTGCGTCAGATTCTGAATTCCATCCGCCCATTTCATCATAAATAACGCCCAGCTCTCCTGCTTTTATACCGTCTGCATCAGAAAAATCTTCTTTTGCATACAAGGCGTCCATTTCCTCTTTTATTTCAAATAACTTTTTATTACCTCTTAATACGGTTTCAAGAACGTTAAATTCGTCGTAAGCAAAGTGATCCTGTTCCAAAACGGACAGTCTTTTACCCGGTTCTAGTGATACACTTCCTGTTGTAGGGTCCTGCTGTCCAGTCAATATTTTAAGAAATGTTGATTTTCCTGCACCATTAGCTCCAATGATCCCATAACAATTTCCTTTAGCAAACATGATGTTTACATCGTCAAAAAGAATTCTTTTCCCGAATTGTAAAGATAAGTTAGATACTGTTAACATATAGTTTTGTAAATTTGGCGCAAAAATACGAAAAGAATTTGGGTATTTCGTAATAATGTAATAGCCAAGTTTTTAAATAAGAATTATTTTTTCGTATGTTAGATCAATGAAATTTTATTGATAATGAAAATTGAAAAGACAGTTAATATATTTAATAGAAGAGCGAGATTTGAATATGAAATCCTTGAAGAGTTTGAAGCCGGAATGGTTCTTACAGGGACTGAAATAAAATCTTTGCGTTCTTCTAAAGCATCCATTACAGAATCGTTCTGTCAGTTTATTGATGGGGAATTATATATCATTAACATGATGATTGATGAGTATAAATTGGGGACTTTTTATAATCATAAAACAAAAAGGGAACGGAAATTGCTGTTGCACAAAAAAGAATTGTTAAAACTTGAAAAGAAGTTGAAGGATGCAGGAAACACAGTTATACCTTTAAAATTATATATAAACGATAAAGGGAAAGCAAAGGTGTTGATAGCATTGGGAAGAGGGAAAAAGCTTTTCGATAAAAGAGAGGCAATAAAAGATAGAGAAAGTAAACGAAACCTAGACAGAATATTAAAGAAAAGTTAAAAATCATTTAAAAAACTTTGTATATAAAGAAAAATTATATTTATTTTGCATTATCAATTATTTAATCATTTAATTCTATGAAAAATCTAAAATTAGGAATTTCAGCATTGGCGCTTACTGTAGCCTCTACTGTTTTCGCTCAGACTACCAACAATCCGTGGTTGATCGGAGTTGGTGCTCATGCGGAAAACCATAAAGCACAGCAGGGTAACTTCAGTAATACGTTCTCTGCTAATAATTTGACGAAGACGATGTTCAATATGAACAACTTCTCTATCACTCCTCCATTGTCTAAGCTTACTGTAGCTAGAAACATTGGTAAAGGATTGGTTATTGACTGGCAGACTTCTGTAGGAAATGTTGAGAATAAGAGATTCAACATGGGGAAAGAATTCATGTTAATGACTGGTCTTGGTTTCCAAGCTAAAGCAGCAGGGCTTTTATGGAACGAAGAGTCTTGGTTTGACCCTTACTTAAGAGTAGGTGCTAACTATTTAAGACATGATTATACTTCACTTACGTTCCCTAGAACAGACGTTAATGGAAATTATGTTGAAAATGGAGACGGTGGTAACGAAAATGGTAAAGCTAACTTCTTTACAGTTTCTACTGGTGCAGGTGCTAACTTCTGGGTAACTAAGAACTTCGGTCTTGGTGTTCAAGGAGATTATGTTTCAACTCCAGGTGATAAATCTAATGTTGCTAACTTCTGGCAGGCTTCTGCTTCATTATTATTCAGATTTGGTAACAGAGATAGAGATAAGGATGGTATCCTAGATAAAGATGATCTTTGTCCAGATACTCCAGGTTTACCAGAATTCCAAGGTTGTCCTGATACAGACGGTGATGGAGTTCCAGATAAAGACGATCAATGTCCAGACGTAGCTGGTCCAGTTGAAAATAACGGTTGTCCTTGGCCAGATACAGATGGTGACGGTGTTATCGATAAAGATGATGCTTGTCCTACAGTAGCAGGTCCTGCTGAAAACAACGGTTGTCCTTGGCCAGACACAGATGGTGACGGTATCTTAGATAAAGATGATGCTTGTCCTACAGTTCCTGGATTACCAGAATACAACGGATGTCCTAAGCCTAAGAAACAAACTGCTGTTGAAGTAGAAAACGAATTCAGAAATGTTTATTTCGATTTCAACAAATCTTCAATCAAAGCAGAATCTAAACCAGCTTTAGATAAAGCAGCTGACATCATTAAGAAAGATGGAGGTCACTATCTATTAGAAGGTAGAACAGATGCTAAAGGTTCTGAAGTTTACAACTTGAAGTTATCTAGAGAAAGAGCTGCTTCTGTAGTTGCTGCTTTAGATGCAAGAGGTGTTGACGCTAACGCTCTTAAATCTGTAGGAGTTGGTAAAGCTAAAGCTACAGTTCCAGCAACTGCTTCTGACGCTGAAAGACAAGCGGACAGAAAAGTAGTTGTAACTGCTATTGAGGACGATGCTCAATGGAATACAATCGCTAAGAAAGATTACGCTGATGCTCCAGTTAAGAAAGCAGTAGCTAAGAAAAAAGCTCCAGCTAAAAAAGCGACAGCTAAAAAGAAAAAATAATTAATTTTTCTAAATAATGAATACCTCCAAATTTTTTTGGAGGTATTTTTTTTTCGTATACTTTTGAGTAATTTTGTCAAAAATTTAAAATAATAATGGGAAGAGCGTTTGAATATAGAAAAGCTTCTAAAATGGCCCGTTGGGATAAAATGGCCAAGACTTTTTCTAAGATAGGTAAAGACATTGCACTAGCTGTAAAAGCAGGAGGGCCAGATGTAGAGGCTAATCCAGCCCTAAGAAGATGTATCCAGAATGCAAAAGGGGCAAACATGCCTAAAGATAATGTAGAAAGAGCAATCAAAAAAGCAAGCGGTGCAGATGCTGAAAACTATGAAGAGATTACTTATGAAGGATACGGCCAGGGAGGTGTTGCATTCTTCATAGAATGTACTACTAATAATACAACAAGGACTGTTGCTAACGTAAGAGCGATTTTCAATAAGTTTGATGGTAACCTTGGAAAGAATGGTGAATTAGCATTTATCTTCGACAGAAAAGGTATTTTTAATATTGATATGTCCCAGATTAAAATGGATTGGGATGATTTCGAAATGGAAATGATCGATGGCGGCGCTGAAGAAATAGATAAAGATGAAGAAGAAGTAATGATTACTACTGCTTTTGAAGATTTTGGTTCCATGTCACATAAGCTGGATGAATTAGGAATTGAGGTTAAAAGCGCAGAACTTCAAAGAATTCCTAATAATACTAAAGAAGTTACAGAAGAACAGTTCAAAGTAAATATGAAGATGCTTGACCGTTTCGAAGAGGATGATGACGTTCAAAACGTATATCACAATATGGAAATTACAGACGAATTATTAAACTCTCTGTAAAGAAATAATATAACATTCATATACAGTTAACTTTCAATTAGTTTCTTTGCATAAAACTATGAAAAGAAACGTAGAGTTAGTTGTTATTTCGGATGTTCATTTGGGAACTTATGGATGTAAGGCTAAAGAATTATTAAGATATCTTAATTCAATCCATCCCAAGACCTTGGTTTTGAATGGTGATATTATAGATATCTGGCAGTTCAAAAAGTCTTACTTCCCTAAACCTCATTTAAAGGTCATTAAGAAAATTATTTCACTGGCAACCAAAAGTACAGATGTTTACTACATTACAGGAAACCATGATGAAATGTTCAGAAAATTTACCGATTTTCAATTAGGTAAGCTTAAAGTATGCAATAAACTCTGTTTAAATATTAATCAAAAGAAGACGTGGATTTTCCATGGAGATGTATTTGATGCTTCAGTACAGCACTCTAAATGGATTGCTAAGCTCGGTGGAAAGGGGTATGACCTGCTGATTGTTATCAATAATGTGGTCAATTGGTTTTTAGAAAAGATGGGTAAAGAGAAATATTCATTTTCGAAAAAGATCAAGAATAATGTGAAAAAAGCTGTAAAATACATCGGCGATTTTGAACTCACAGCCTCCGAACTGGCTATTGACAATCACTACGATTATGTGATCTGCGGGCACATTCATCAGCCTCAAATACGCACTGTATCAAATAAAAAAGGTTCTTGTACTTATATGAATTCTGGAGACTGGATAGAAAATTTATCCGCTTTAGAGTATAATGATAATAAGTGGGATATTTTCTATTATGATGATCATAAGCATCTGCTCCAAGATGATGAGACTGAAGAAATTCAAGACATGAATAGTTCTGAGCTTTTAAAGATAGTAACCAATTTTTCCTAAATGAAGATTTTATACGCATTTCAAGGTACTGGGAACGGACATGTGGCAAGGGCACAGGAGATTATTCCTATTCTTAAAAAATATGCCTCAGTTGAAACTCTAATCAGCGGCCACCAGTCGCAGTTAAAGGCTGATTTTGACGTTAACTTTCAACACAGGGGTATTTCATTGCTGTATAATAAAACGGGAGGTTTATCTTATCGAAAAACGTTTTCGGAAAATAAGTTTCTTGATGCCGTAAAAACGATCAAAGAAATTGAGCTGTCTCAATACGATTTAATAATTAACGATTATGAACCATTGACAGGGTGGGCTTGTAAGCTGAAAAAACTGCCGATGATCGAATTGAGCCATCAAGCCTCAATGAGCTTCGCAGAAACGCCAAAACCTGAAAAGAAAGATTTCTTGGGAGAATTGATTTTAAAATATTATGTTCCAAGCGAAAGAAAAATAGGTTTTCATTTCGAAAATTACCATCCACAGATCAAAAAACCTGTTATCAGAAGAAAAATAAGAAAACTCAATCCTGATAAAAAGGGATATTATCTTGTTTATCTGCCAAGCTTCTCTGATGAAAATATCATTAAATTTTTAAGACAGATTCCTGTAGAATGGAAGGTTTTTTCAAAAAACAGTAAGCTACAGATAAAAGTAAAAAATGTTGAAGTCTTTCCAATTGATGAAACGGAATACTTGAAATATTTTGAAAACTGTGAAGGTATTTTATGTAATGCCGGTTTTGAAACTCCTGCAGAAGCACTTTTTATGGATAAAAAGCTTTTTGTTATTCCAATTCACAATCAATACGAGCAGGAATGTAATGCCTGTGCTTTGGATAAGATGGGAATTGATAACTCTAAAACGCTGAAATTAGATGAAATAATGGAGTGGGTAGCTTCTGATCATCACCTGAAAGTAAACTACCCGGATAATATAGAAGAGATCTTAGTGAATGAAGTGTTAATTCTTTAAAAAGATATCATCTACATCATTCATTCTCGTCATTACAGCTCTTGCATAAGAACAGTGCGGATACACTTTCCAATTGTTTTCTCTTGCAAATTTTATGGCTTCTTCTACGAGATATTTTCCCATCCCCCTGCCTTCAAATTCGGCATGAACCAAAACAAAAGAAATAATCAATTTATTCTCGTCAGGGAAAATAGTGTAGGTAAGTCTTCCCACCTCTTTGGTTTCGTTATTTAAGGTAAGAACACCGCCGTTTCCTGATTTATTGTTTTCAAATTTCATAATTAAGCTTTAATAGTTGAGATACAAAAAGTGCACCGACTTTATTTTAATCATAAATGATGCTAATTATCTTTCCCTGTATAATAATTATAGTCTTTGATGACAATACTGATAAATTGTCTTTCCGTCAATTTTGTAGGATCAATTTCAAGTTTTAAAATTCCTTTAATTTTCTCAGAAAGCTTATTGATGATCTGCCTGTCGTCCACCCGAAGCGCTTTTGTATAGTTGTCTTTAATAATTCTCATATCATTATCGCTTAAGGCAATTACCTGAGGGAAAGAAGGAACGTAATCTACGTGGATATTTTCAAGAATAGTATGAGAGATATTGATGTTGTTTTTTAGAGAGATTACAGCCGTTCCGGAAGCCATATCTCCCAGACGCTGATTATTTTTCGAAACAATCATAGCAATTAAGCCGATCACTCCTGCGAAAGAAGTGTCAATCAGCCTGAAAACCCATCGAATTAAATAATCACCGAAGCTGGCCTGGTACCCGTCAATTTTCACAACACGGATTTTCATCGCTTTTTTACCGGGAGTCTGTCCTTCCATAAGGCTTTCCAGAACTAAAGGATAAATAAAAGTAGGAAAAAGAAGCATGATATAAATTGCACCGACTGACCATTGATCCAGACCGTTTAAAATATATCCCAAATCAAAAAGATTGAAAAAAAGATAAAGAATAGTAACACTGTAAGCAACCTTTATCAGCAGATCAATTGTAAACGCAAGCATTCTTTCTCCAACACTCGCTGTGTTGAAATTAATATTTACATTTTGTGAAGTATTAATCGCGATTTGAGACATATTTTTTATTATTTTAGCCTTAAGATTATGAGAGAAGTTTATTTCATCAAACAAAATAAAGAAAAATGGTTGGGAATTGAACAGGTTATTCAAGGGAAAATGAAAAAAAATCCTGATGACCTGTCTTCGCTGTATATTAATCTTACGAATGATCTTGCTTTTGCCCAGACATACTATCCGAAAAGTAATACAACTGTTTATCTCAATCATCTCGCTTCTCAAATATTTCAGAAGATCTATAAGACAAAAAGGGTAGAGCAGAACAGAATTCTGTATTTTTTCAAAACTGAAGTTCCCATGCTGGTATTTCAATACAGAAGGTATTTGATGTATGCTTTTCTGTTTTTTATTCTGTTTACGATGATGGGAGTTCTTTCTGCTATTTATGATAAAGATATTTTAACCGTTACGATTCCTAATGGTGAATCCTATGTAAATGAAACGATCTCAAATATTAAAAAAGGAAATGCAGTAGCTGTTTATCAGCAGGGATCTACTTGGGGCAGTACAATTGGAATAATTTTCAATAATATAGGAGTAGGAGCTAAATTGTATCTCTATGGGATTTTTGGAGGTGTAGGGACTTTGTTTGCATTGCTGTCAAATAGTATGATGCTCGGATCTTTCCAGTATTTTTTCTATGATTACGGAGCCTTGAAAGACAGCGCAAGAGGGATTTGGCTTCACGGCGTTTTTGAAATTTTTGCAATGGTCGTTGAAGCGATGTGCGGATTAATTTTAGGTGCATCCATCCTGTTTCCAAGAACGCTTTCAAGATTTAATTCTTTTAAAAATGGATTTAAAGATTCATTCAAGATATTTCTGAGTACCATTCCTTTTACAATCTGTGCAGGAATTATCGAAGGATATATTACAAGACATGCTTTAAAAATGCCTTTACTGCTGAATGTGATCATCATATTCGGCTCACTGGCGGTGATAGGATTTTATTATTTTATTTATCCTTCTATTGTCAATAAAAAACTTAATAACCACATAAATGATGCAGTTTTATAAAAAAAGAGATTTCGGAACTTTTATAAGCGACAGTCTTTCCTTTTTCAAATTATACGGTAAAAATTATTTCAAGAATTATATTTTGCTTAACGGACTTCTGATGATCTTATTGGTCGTGGTCTGTATTTTTGGGTATAAAGAACTTTTCATGCAGGCTTTCGGCTCTAATACAAGCGGCGAGAGCTATTATTTTGAAAAATATTTTGAAGATAATTTAGGAATGCTGTTCGTTGTCGGAATATTGACATTTTTGCTGTTCCTGCTTCTTATGATCGTTAATTATCTATATCCCGTTTTCTATCTAAGAAGACTGGCACAAGGTCAGGAAAAGATAAAGATGGATGATATTTTAAGTGATTTTAAGAACAATGCAAAAAGAATTGTATTTCTCTGCTTAGGAATGGTTTTTATTGTCACTCCATTAGCAATGATTGTTATAGGAATTACTTCTGCTTTGATATTTATTATCATAGGAATCTTTTTATTACTGCTTGTTCTTCCCACTTTATTTAATGTGGTAACCTTTTTAATGTATGATTATTTTAACAGCAGTAGAGGCTTTTTTGAAAGTTTAAGCTATTCCATAAGATCTCAGTTTTCTTATGCGAACGGCAGAGAAAGATCTCCTTATTGGAAATATTGGGGGGCAGCCATTATTATTTATATTATATTGTATGTGATCACTACTGTTTTTACATATGTTCCAATGGTGTTTTTTTACGGTTCAATGTTTACGACACCGCATAGCGGTAATTTTGAACAGAATCCTTTCAACGGAGCTTTTGGAGTTGCGATATTTTTTATCTACGGAATTTCAATGCTTGTATCATTTTTTCTTTCCAATATTCTCTACGTGAATGCGGGACTTATGTATTACGACAGCAGAACCGACCTTCATCAAAAAGTAGAACTTGCAGAAATAGAAACCATCGGTATTAATGAATAAATTTTTTATTTTTTTACTGATATTTTTCTCAGCCGGATGTACATATGCTCAAGATAAAAATGATCCGACGGTTGCGGAAGAGTATATAGAAGATTCGCTGGACACCGGGCATTACAAAAATATGGTCCGGGCAGACTCTGTATTGTTGCAGCACCCAGTTTCTGAAAATACGGTTCATCCGAAAAAATTCCAGGAAGATCTTAGTTCAAGATATAAAGGAAACGAATTTGATTATTCCACTTCAAAACCAAGAGAGTCTTTCTGGCAGAAGCTTCAAAGAAAAATAGCTAAAATCATCCAGAGTATTTTCGGGGAGACAAGTTTAGAAACTTCCGCTAATGTTACATGGATCATTATCCGCCTGTTTGCAATCATTCTTATAGGTTTCCTGCTTTATTTTATTGTTAAATATCTGATAGGGAAAAACGGGAATTTATTTTTTGGAAAAAAGAACAGGAAAATGATCATCAATGAAGAAGAACTCCATGAAAATATCCATGAGATTAATTTTCCTGAAAGCATAGCCGGTTTTGAAAGAACAGGAGATTACCGGTCTGCCGTGCGGTATCAGTTCTTATTTGTTCTTAAAAAATTAAGTGACAAAAAACTTATAAGCTGGAACCCGGAAAAGACGAATAAAGATTATGCAGCAGAATTAAAAGCACCGCATTTAAAAAATGAATTTTCCAATCTTTCTTACATATTCGATTATGTCTGGTATGGAGAATTCAGTATTGACGAACAGAATTATCTGAAATTTAAAAATCAATATCAAACATTTAAACCGTAATTAAAATTTTCTAGTAATGAATAAGACTTTCAAAATATATGCTGTAATTTTCATCATTATCATGGTGATTTTGGCATTGCTTGAAGTTAACAAAAAGGAAGTTACGGACTGGCGTAAAAATTTTGATGTTAATGAAAAATCTCCTTTCGGACTGTTTGTATTTAACCAGGAAGTAAAACATCTTTTTAAAAATAATTTTAAAAAAGTAAATCAGTCGCCGTTTGAATATTACAATAAAAATAAAGCAGCACCACATAATATCTTAGTGGTAGAAAGCAAAATAGATACAGAATCATGGAATAAGATACTTGAGGCAGTTTCTAAAGGTTCAGATGCGATGCTGATTGTAGACGATATTCCGAAAGAGGTTTCAGACAGTATCGGTTATTATGATTCTGAGATTTCTTTTGATGAAAAGAATATTTTAAAACTTACTGATAAACAATATCAGAATGATTTTATTACATTAGATAAATTCCCATCTGGGAAAGGATTCTCCTATATTAAACCTGGAGTTGAAGTTCTTGGGAAGACAGTGGAAGAAGACAATTCAGACCAGGCGAATTTTATTAAAGTTAAATTTGGAAAAGGAACTATTTACGTTCATAGCGAACCGCTTTTCCTTACCAACTACTATCTGCTGAAATCCGGCAATATAAAATATGCACAGGATATTTTTTCCTATTTGGATGATAAAGAGACGCTTTGGTTTGTAGAAAGTCATTCTTCAGAAGCTTCAAGATTCTTTATGAGGTTTATCTTGTCAAAACCTGCATTGAAATATGCATGGTGGATATTTTTAGGAGGGCTTGTTCTGTTTATTTTCTTCAATGCAAAAAGAAAACAGCGTATCGTACCTATTATTGATCCTTTGAGAAACACCTCGGTAGATTTTGTCAAAAGTATCGGAAATCTGTATCTTCAGGAAGGCGATTTTCACGATATGATGGCAAAGAAAGCCCAATATTTTCTGAATAAAATAAGAATGGACCTTCTCATTGATACCCAAAATTTAGATGATGACTTTGCTAAAAAACTTCACCTAAAAACAGGAAAAACAATGGAGATGATTAATGAAGCTATAGAGCTTATTAAAAAAGCCCAGGATCCCTATGCAGGCGTAATGAAAGAAGATCTTATGAGAATGAACAGGCTGCTGGATGAAATTTTAAAATAAATAATAATGTAGAACCGGAGGAATCCGGATGAAATAAAAAAGCATAAAAATGGAAAACCTAGAAAATTCTGAAAATCAAAACCCAATAAACCTTGATAAAAAAGAAGGAGAATTTGAGTCTAGAATTGACATGATGGAACTTCGTGAAAGTTTAGGCAGAGTAAAATCTGAAATTGCAAAAGTCATTGTAGGACAGGAAAACATGATCGAACATCTTTTGGCAGCACTTTTGTCAAACGGACACGTTTTAATTGAAGGTGTTCCGGGCGTTGCTAAAACGATTACGGCAAAATTACTGGCAAAGACGATCGATGTAGATTTCAGCAGAATCCAGTTTACGCCGGATCTAATGCCTTCTGATATTTTAGGAACATCAATTTTCAATGTGAGAAATTCTGAATTTGAATTTAAAAAAGGACCTATTTTCTCTAATTTTATTTTGATTGACGAGATCAACAGGTCTCCTGCAAAAACTCAGGCTGCATTGTTTGAAGTAATGGAAGAGAGACAGATCACAATGGACGGTATCCGCTATATACTGGATGAGCCGTTTTTAGTGGTGGCTACCCAGAACCCGATTGAGCATGAAGGAACTTATAGGCTTCCAGAAGCACAGCTGGATCGTTTTCTCTTCAAGATCAACGTAGGATATCCGAATCTTGAGCAGGAAATTGCCATTATCAAAAACCAGCACGAAAGCAAAAGAGAAGATAAAACAGAAGTTGTCCACCGTGTCATTACAGCACAGCAGCTTAAAAATTATCAGAAACTGGTAAAAGAAATCATTGTTGAGGCTCAGCTGATGGAATACATTGCTAAAATCATTGTAAACACCAGAGAAAATCAATTCTTGTACTTAGGAGCTTCGCCGAGAGCAAGTCTAGCGCTTCTTACCGCTTCAAAATCTTTTGCAGCATTGAGAGGAAGGGATTTTGTAACTCCGGAAGATATTAAAGAAGCAAGTTATGCAGTTTTAAGACACAGAGTAATCGTTTCGCCGGAAAGAGAAATGGAAGGCCTGACTGCAGATGAAATTATCCGCCAGATATTGGAGGGGATAGAAATTCCTAGATAGTAGAAGTTATAATGCTTAAAAATTTATACATAAATAACCGTTTCTTCTTCGCGCTCATCGGAGTGGGAATTCTTTATGTCCTGGCATTTTTCTTTCCAATTTTGATGGTTTTTGCCCATATTGTTTTACTGCTTTGTTTTCTTGCTGTAATGATAGATGGTCTTCTGCTTTTTAATCAGAAAGATGGAATCTTAGCACAGAGAATATTACCCGAAAAATTGTCTAACGGAGATGAAAATCCCGTGAAAATAGATATCAAAAATAATTACAGTTTTAAGATCAATGCGAAAGTAATTGATGAGATTCCGTTTCAGTTTCAGAAAAGAGATTTCTTAATTACAAAACAGATTGAACCAGGTAAGAACAGCTATTTTCAATACACTCTGGAACCTAAAGAAAGGGGAGAATATAATTTTGGAAGTTTAAATATTTTTGCGGCTTCACCGATCGGATTTATTTCAAAAAGATTCAGATTTCAAAAAGATGCTGTCCTTCCTTCTTATCCGTCTTTTATTCATCTTAGAAAGTATGAATTGATGGCTGTTCAGAGTGAATTTCTGCTTGGCGGAATCAAAAAAATAAGAAAGCTCGGCCATACCATGGAATTTGAGCAGATTAAAGAATATGTTCCTGGAGATGATATCAGAACCATCAATTGGAAAGCCACTTCCAAAACAAACCGATTGATGGTCAATCAGTTTCAGGATGAAAAATCCCAGCGTATTTTTATGCTGATAGATACAGGAAGGACTATGAAAATGCCTTTTAAAGGATTGAGCCTTCTTGATTATTCTATAAATGCAGCAATGGCATTGTCCCACATCATTTTGAAAAAAGGAGACCGTGCTGGAATGATGACTTTCTCGAAAAAAACCGAGAATAAAATAGCTGCTGAAAATAAATCCGGACAGCTGAAGAAAATTTCAGAAGCATTGTATAATGTTAACACCAATTTTTTTGAAAGTGATTTCAACAGGCTGTATCAGGATGTAAAATATTCTATCAATCAGAGGAGTTTAATTCTGCTTTTTACCAATTTTGAAACACTGGACGGGCTGAACCGCCAGCTGAAATATCTCCGCGGAATTGCAAAAAACCATTTGTTGGTCGTTGTATTTTTTAAAAATTCAGAACTTCAACATTTTATGAATAAAAACCCTGAAAGTATGCAGGAGATCTATGATGAAATTATTGCAGAGAAATTTGAATTTGAAAAGAAATTAATTATTCAGGAACTTCGCAAATATGGAATTTATACGGTTTATACCCTTCCCGAAAATTTAAATATCGATGTTATCAATAAATATCTTGAAATAAAAGCGAGAGGAATTTTATAATTTTGTATCCGGTTTAAAGATCAATGGATATAGTATTTAAAAATAAAAATTTACAATGAAAATAACACTTAACAGAATAAACGACGACTTCTTGTTTGAATGTACCAATTCTCAAGGAAATTCTATCC
Coding sequences:
- a CDS encoding DUF58 domain-containing protein yields the protein MLKNLYINNRFFFALIGVGILYVLAFFFPILMVFAHIVLLLCFLAVMIDGLLLFNQKDGILAQRILPEKLSNGDENPVKIDIKNNYSFKINAKVIDEIPFQFQKRDFLITKQIEPGKNSYFQYTLEPKERGEYNFGSLNIFAASPIGFISKRFRFQKDAVLPSYPSFIHLRKYELMAVQSEFLLGGIKKIRKLGHTMEFEQIKEYVPGDDIRTINWKATSKTNRLMVNQFQDEKSQRIFMLIDTGRTMKMPFKGLSLLDYSINAAMALSHIILKKGDRAGMMTFSKKTENKIAAENKSGQLKKISEALYNVNTNFFESDFNRLYQDVKYSINQRSLILLFTNFETLDGLNRQLKYLRGIAKNHLLVVVFFKNSELQHFMNKNPESMQEIYDEIIAEKFEFEKKLIIQELRKYGIYTVYTLPENLNIDVINKYLEIKARGIL
- a CDS encoding DUF4350 domain-containing protein; this translates as MNKTFKIYAVIFIIIMVILALLEVNKKEVTDWRKNFDVNEKSPFGLFVFNQEVKHLFKNNFKKVNQSPFEYYNKNKAAPHNILVVESKIDTESWNKILEAVSKGSDAMLIVDDIPKEVSDSIGYYDSEISFDEKNILKLTDKQYQNDFITLDKFPSGKGFSYIKPGVEVLGKTVEEDNSDQANFIKVKFGKGTIYVHSEPLFLTNYYLLKSGNIKYAQDIFSYLDDKETLWFVESHSSEASRFFMRFILSKPALKYAWWIFLGGLVLFIFFNAKRKQRIVPIIDPLRNTSVDFVKSIGNLYLQEGDFHDMMAKKAQYFLNKIRMDLLIDTQNLDDDFAKKLHLKTGKTMEMINEAIELIKKAQDPYAGVMKEDLMRMNRLLDEILK
- a CDS encoding DUF4129 domain-containing protein — protein: MNKFFIFLLIFFSAGCTYAQDKNDPTVAEEYIEDSLDTGHYKNMVRADSVLLQHPVSENTVHPKKFQEDLSSRYKGNEFDYSTSKPRESFWQKLQRKIAKIIQSIFGETSLETSANVTWIIIRLFAIILIGFLLYFIVKYLIGKNGNLFFGKKNRKMIINEEELHENIHEINFPESIAGFERTGDYRSAVRYQFLFVLKKLSDKKLISWNPEKTNKDYAAELKAPHLKNEFSNLSYIFDYVWYGEFSIDEQNYLKFKNQYQTFKP
- a CDS encoding MoxR family ATPase produces the protein MENLENSENQNPINLDKKEGEFESRIDMMELRESLGRVKSEIAKVIVGQENMIEHLLAALLSNGHVLIEGVPGVAKTITAKLLAKTIDVDFSRIQFTPDLMPSDILGTSIFNVRNSEFEFKKGPIFSNFILIDEINRSPAKTQAALFEVMEERQITMDGIRYILDEPFLVVATQNPIEHEGTYRLPEAQLDRFLFKINVGYPNLEQEIAIIKNQHESKREDKTEVVHRVITAQQLKNYQKLVKEIIVEAQLMEYIAKIIVNTRENQFLYLGASPRASLALLTASKSFAALRGRDFVTPEDIKEASYAVLRHRVIVSPEREMEGLTADEIIRQILEGIEIPR